The Thermococcus alcaliphilus genome contains the following window.
GTCAGGTTTAAATCTCAGACACTCCCTCAGAAAAAGAAAGAGGGGAATATGCAAGCTGAAACCATTATCCACTGGATGGTTTCAGCCTTAAAACCTTTTCGCCGAAACAAAATCCCACCAGAAAAGAAAATCAGAGCAACAAACCTGTACCTAAACGGCTTAAGCTACAGGCAAACCGCCAGAATCCTCGGAATCAGCCACACAACCGTCTGGGAAGCCGTTCAAAAAATAGCAGAAGCAGTTTACAAGCCAAAAATCCTCGCAGTCAAAAAACAGCGAAACTTCATCGCAGTTGACGAAACAGTAATAAAAATCAACGGGAAGAAAAGATTCCTCTGGGCTGCAATTGACGTTGAGAGCAAGGAAGTTTTAGCAGTCTGGATTACGACTGTTAGAAACTGGTGGGTTGCCAGGGATTTCATTCTGGTTGTTTTAAAGTCGTGTGAAGGGCAGCCCGTCTTTCTG
Protein-coding sequences here:
- a CDS encoding IS6 family transposase, which gives rise to MQAETIIHWMVSALKPFRRNKIPPEKKIRATNLYLNGLSYRQTARILGISHTTVWEAVQKIAEAVYKPKILAVKKQRNFIAVDETVIKINGKKRFLWAAIDVESKEVLAVWITTVRNWWVARDFILVVLKSCEGQPVFLVDRASWYKSAFKSLGLGYLHVTFGPRNSVERWFRTLKERTKRFWNNFRSE